The Clostridium sp. DL-VIII DNA window AATGGCTTCTCGTGAAGAATATATAAAGGCAACTGGATGTGATATCGGGTTTGCGGGACCTGTAGGAATAAAGGCAGATTTAATATTGGTAGATGAAGAAGTTACAAATATGTACAATTTTGTAGCAGGAGCAAATGAAACAGGATATCACTTAAAAAATTTAAATTATAAAAGAGATTTTGAAGGAACAATCGGAGATTTTAGAAATGTAACTGAGGGTCAAAAATGTCCAGTTTGTGGGGGAAAGGTTACTATTGCAAGAGGAACCGAAGTTGGCCATATATTTAAACTTGGAACAAAATATTCAGAAGCAATGAATGCTAAATTTATAGATGAAGATGGTAAAGAAAAACCATTCATAATGGGATGCTATGGAATTGGTGTTACAAGAACAATGGCATCTATAATTGAACAACATCATGATGAAAATGGAATAATATGGCCATTGTCAGTTGCTCCATACCATGTTTCAGTAATTCCTGTAAATGTCAAAGACGAAGAACAAACAAGGATAGCAAATGAACTTTATGAAGAATTAATCAATATGGGCATAGAAGCTCTTTTAGATGATAGAAATGAGAGAGCTGGAGTGAAGTTTAAAGATTCGGAATTGATGGGTATACCAATGAGAGTAACTGTAGGAAAGAAAATCAATGATGGAGAAGTTGAATTTAAACTTAGAGATAGTGAAATGGAAGTAATCAAAATAAGTGATGTTTGTAATATAATAAAGGGTGAATTTGAAAAGAATGATATCAAACTAAGATAATTTTAGGAGGTCAGATGATGAGGATATATAATACTTTAACTAAGCAAAAAGAAGAATTTATCCCTATTACTTCAGGTGAGGTAAAAATGTATGTCTGCGGACCTACTGTCTATAATTTTTTTCATATAGGTAATGGAAGAACGTTTATTGTTTTTGATACAATTAGAAGATATTTAGAGTATAGAGGATACAAGGTTACTTTTATTCAAAACTTTACTGACATAGATGATAAGATGATTAATAAAGCTAATGATGAAGGTATTACAGTAAAGGAGCTTGGAGATAAATATATAAAAGAATATTATCAAGATGCAGATGCACTTAAGATTGAAAGAGCTACTGTTAATCCTAGAGCCACAGAGTATATTAATGACATAATAAAGTTCATCGAGCAGCTTATTAAAAATGGATTTGCATATGAAATAGATGGAGATGTCTATTATAGTACAAAAAAATTTACTAACTATGGAAAACTAGGTGGTCAAAACTTGGATGACCTTCAAGTGGGTGCTAGAATATCCGTTGATGAGAGAAAAAGAGATCCAATGGATTTTGCAGTCTGGAAAGCGAAGAAACCTGGGGAACCAGCATGGGAAAGTCCTTGGGGACTTGGAAGACCAGGATGGCACATAGAATGTTCATGTATGGCTAAAAAGCTTTTAGGAGACACAATTGATATTCACGCAGGTGGAATGGATTTAAAGTTCCCACATCATGAAAATGAAATAGCTCAAAGTGAAGCGGTTACTGGTAAGCCTTTTGCTCATTATTGGATGCATGCAGCATTTGTTAATGTGGATAACAAGAAAATGTCAAAGTCATTAAACAACTTTTTTACTGCTAGAGAAATTCTTGAAGAATATGATGCAGATGCTATTAGGTTTTTAATGCTATCAGGGCATTATAGAATTCAAATAAATTTCACAAAAGAATTATTGGACTCAGCAAAATCATCAATAGAACGATTATATAATTGCATAAATAATCTCGAAAATTTAAAAAATGAAGTTAGTAAGAAAACATTGGATGATAAGGAAAGAGAGTATTTAAAATCTTTGGATAAATATAGAGAAAACTTCATTGAAAAAATGGATGATGATTTTAATACTGCAGATGCTATTTCAGTACTATTTGATTTGGCTAAAGACCTTAATAACAATATTAATATTAGTTCATCTTCAGAATTGTGTGAAAAGGCAGAAGCTTTAATGAGGGAATTAGCGAATCCACTTGGAATTCTTCAAAATCATATGGAGAAGGACTTGGAGAGTGAAATTCAGGAGCTTATTGATAAGAGGCAGCAAGCAAGAAAAGATAGAGATTTTGCGTTAGCTGATAAGATTAGAGACGATTTAAAGAGTAGAAATATAGTTTTAGAAGATACACCTCAAGGAGTTAGATGGAAAAAGATTGATTAATTAAAATAAGGGCTGCGAGTTTGCAGCCCTTATTTAAAAGGAGAATTATAATGTTAAACGACTTAAGAATAAGAGAATTTTCAAAAGAAGAAGCAAGAATGCTAAATCCACTTCAGTTGGCATTAATAGGAGATGGAGTGTTTGAAGTCTTTATTAGAAATTTTATTTTAATGAAAAACACGGCATTATCTGCCAATAAAGTGCATGTTAAGGCTATTGGATATGTTAAGGCGAAGAGTCAGGCGTGTATAATGCATGAAATAGAAGAACTATTAGAAGAGGAAGAAGAGGCTATTTATAAAAGAGGGAGAAATGCTAAGTCGCCTACAGTTCCTAAGAATGCAGATGTAAGAGATTACAGGATGGCAACAGGTTTTGAAGCATTAGTAGGATATTTATATTTAATAGGAAATAAAGAGAGATTAGAATTTATATTTAAGAAAAGTATTGAAGTTATTAAATAGTCCGATAATTATGACAAGGAGGAATTGTAATGCAAGGGAAAACATTTAATTCAAAAAGCCGATTCAGTAAATCTGAAAAAAAGGAAGATAAATTTGAAGTGAAAAATGGCAATGATAACAAGAAAAGTAATAAAGATGAAAAAGGAAATACTGAAGTGCAGGAAAGAGAAGATATAGTTATTGGAAGGAATGCGGTAATTGAAGCGTTAAAAGGAGATAGAACTATTGAAACCTTATACATAGCAAATGGCAAATTAGAGGGATCCATAAATGCAATTGTTAGCCTAGCAAAAGAGAAGAGAATTATACTTAAAGAAGTAGATAAAAGAAAGCTTGATTTAATGTGTGGGGGAGAAAATCATCAAGGGGTAATAGCAAAGGTAAGTCCTTATAAATATTCAGAAGTATCCGATATTTTAGATTTAGCAGAAGAAAGAAATGAAGCACCATTTATTGTTATATTAGATGAGGTTGAAGATCCTCATAATTTGGGCTCTATTGTGAGAACTGCTGAATTATTTGGAGTTCATGGAATAATAATCCCTAAAAGAAGGAGCGCTTCTGTAAGTACCACTGTATACAAATCTTCAGTTGGTGCGATAGAGCATGTAAAAATAGCAAAAGTAACAAATTTAAATTCAACAATAGAGGAATTAAAACAAAAAGGTATTTGGGTTTACGGAGCGGATATAAGAGCAAAAGAGTATAGTTATCAGATAGATTTTAGTGGTCCTTGTGCAGTTATAATTGGAAATGAAGGGCGTGGGATTTCTAAGTTAACAGTGCAGAAATGCGACAAATTAATAAAAATACCGATGGTAGGAAAGATTAACTCTTTGAATGCTTCAGTAGCTGGTGGTATAATTATGTATGAGGTTTTAAAAGGACGATTAAAATAGAAAGAGGTATATAGTGAAAACTATTTTTGTGGATGGATATAATGTTATAAATAGCTGGCCGGATTTAAAGCGAAATAAAGACTCTAGTTTCGAAGGAGCACGGCAAACGTTGATAGATAAATTACATAATTATGGTGTTTTCAAAGCTTGTAATATAATTGTAGTATTTGATGCACATAAAGTTGCTGGAAGCCTTGAAAAGAAAGAGGAAGTAAATAAGCATGTATCGGTGGTCTTTACAAAAGATGGAGAGACTGCAGACAGTTATATTGAAAAGAAGGTAAATGCTTTAGGCCGGAAGTACGAAATAGTTGTTGTTACATCGGATAATTTAGAACAACAAACTGTTTTTCAGCGTGGTGCAGTTAGAATGTCCTCCATAGAGTTTTATAATGAGATTTTAAAAGTAGAAAAGTCTATAAGGATTAAAACAGATAAAAATAGAAGTTCACATAAAAATAGTATTGGTGATAATTTAGATGATGATATAGCCAAGGTGTTGGAAGAAATTAGAAGAGGCAAGTAAATCCGGTTGACGAATTTAATTTTACTAAGGTATAATTGTTTAAATAAGTAGTCAGTTTAATGCAGAAGAGAGTTGAGAGTAAGCAATTGAAAGTTTTTTTGGATTTCAAGGATAAATCAGACGAAAAAATTGTTGAGGAAGCTAAGAATGGGAATAACAGAGCACAGGAATATTTGATTTCTAAATATGAGAATTTTGTAAAGTCAAAGGCTAAGTCATACTTTTTAATTGGAGCAGACAAGGAAGATATTTATCAAGAAGGAATGATAGGTTTGTATAAGGCTATCAGAGATTTTAATTCTGAAAAATCTACATCTTTTAAAGCCTTTGCAGAAATATGTGTGATTAGACAAATTATAACTGCAATAAAAACAGCTACTAGACAAAAGCATATTCCATTAAATACTTATGTGTCTTTAAATAAGCCAATATATGAAGAAGAATCTGAACGAACTCTGTTAGATGTATTAGCAGGACTTAAAATTTCAGATCCAGAAGAGTTAATGATAAGTAAAGAGCAAATGGATTATATTGAGGAAAAGATTTCAAAGGTATTATCTGATTTAGAGTTAGAAGTGCTTACATCGTATTTAGATGGCAAATCATA harbors:
- a CDS encoding NYN domain-containing protein, yielding MKTIFVDGYNVINSWPDLKRNKDSSFEGARQTLIDKLHNYGVFKACNIIVVFDAHKVAGSLEKKEEVNKHVSVVFTKDGETADSYIEKKVNALGRKYEIVVVTSDNLEQQTVFQRGAVRMSSIEFYNEILKVEKSIRIKTDKNRSSHKNSIGDNLDDDIAKVLEEIRRGK
- the cysS gene encoding cysteine--tRNA ligase; protein product: MRIYNTLTKQKEEFIPITSGEVKMYVCGPTVYNFFHIGNGRTFIVFDTIRRYLEYRGYKVTFIQNFTDIDDKMINKANDEGITVKELGDKYIKEYYQDADALKIERATVNPRATEYINDIIKFIEQLIKNGFAYEIDGDVYYSTKKFTNYGKLGGQNLDDLQVGARISVDERKRDPMDFAVWKAKKPGEPAWESPWGLGRPGWHIECSCMAKKLLGDTIDIHAGGMDLKFPHHENEIAQSEAVTGKPFAHYWMHAAFVNVDNKKMSKSLNNFFTAREILEEYDADAIRFLMLSGHYRIQINFTKELLDSAKSSIERLYNCINNLENLKNEVSKKTLDDKEREYLKSLDKYRENFIEKMDDDFNTADAISVLFDLAKDLNNNINISSSSELCEKAEALMRELANPLGILQNHMEKDLESEIQELIDKRQQARKDRDFALADKIRDDLKSRNIVLEDTPQGVRWKKID
- the sigH gene encoding RNA polymerase sporulation sigma factor SigH, with protein sequence MQKRVESKQLKVFLDFKDKSDEKIVEEAKNGNNRAQEYLISKYENFVKSKAKSYFLIGADKEDIYQEGMIGLYKAIRDFNSEKSTSFKAFAEICVIRQIITAIKTATRQKHIPLNTYVSLNKPIYEEESERTLLDVLAGLKISDPEELMISKEQMDYIEEKISKVLSDLELEVLTSYLDGKSYQEIASDLERHSKSIDNALQRVKRKLEKCLDLK
- a CDS encoding ribonuclease III domain-containing protein, translating into MLNDLRIREFSKEEARMLNPLQLALIGDGVFEVFIRNFILMKNTALSANKVHVKAIGYVKAKSQACIMHEIEELLEEEEEAIYKRGRNAKSPTVPKNADVRDYRMATGFEALVGYLYLIGNKERLEFIFKKSIEVIK
- the rlmB gene encoding 23S rRNA (guanosine(2251)-2'-O)-methyltransferase RlmB, encoding MQGKTFNSKSRFSKSEKKEDKFEVKNGNDNKKSNKDEKGNTEVQEREDIVIGRNAVIEALKGDRTIETLYIANGKLEGSINAIVSLAKEKRIILKEVDKRKLDLMCGGENHQGVIAKVSPYKYSEVSDILDLAEERNEAPFIVILDEVEDPHNLGSIVRTAELFGVHGIIIPKRRSASVSTTVYKSSVGAIEHVKIAKVTNLNSTIEELKQKGIWVYGADIRAKEYSYQIDFSGPCAVIIGNEGRGISKLTVQKCDKLIKIPMVGKINSLNASVAGGIIMYEVLKGRLK